From a single Aureimonas sp. AU20 genomic region:
- a CDS encoding lysine/arginine/ornithine ABC transporter substrate-binding protein — protein MLSCRIPLLAAMTALLASTVAAPAQTKPTTVTIATEGAYEPWNFTAADGTLQGFEVDLAADLCKRMEVTCTVVAQDWDGLIPSLNARKFDAIMASMIVTDKRKQAISFSEPYAPTAAAFMVEKDGALAGLPGTGTSVDLAADPAKVESELKPLRAALEGKSIGAQSSTANVAFLEKYLKGAVEVREYKTVEQHNLDLAAGRIDGVVAQKTSLDAMLGKPDFAGYEIAGPTFEGDVFGQGIAVGLRKDDTALKAEFDKAITAAKADGTIDKLSDKWFKATAK, from the coding sequence TTCTCGCCGCGATGACGGCGTTGCTCGCATCCACCGTGGCGGCTCCGGCGCAGACCAAGCCGACCACCGTCACCATCGCCACGGAAGGGGCCTACGAGCCCTGGAACTTCACGGCGGCCGACGGCACGCTTCAGGGCTTCGAGGTCGATCTGGCCGCCGATCTCTGCAAGCGCATGGAGGTCACCTGCACCGTGGTGGCGCAGGACTGGGACGGCCTCATTCCCTCGCTCAACGCGCGCAAGTTCGACGCGATCATGGCGTCCATGATCGTCACCGACAAACGCAAGCAGGCCATCTCCTTCAGCGAACCCTATGCGCCGACCGCGGCCGCCTTCATGGTGGAGAAGGACGGCGCGCTCGCCGGCCTTCCCGGCACGGGGACGAGCGTCGATCTCGCGGCAGACCCCGCCAAGGTCGAGAGCGAGCTGAAGCCGCTGCGCGCGGCGCTGGAGGGCAAGTCCATCGGCGCCCAGAGCTCGACCGCCAACGTCGCCTTCCTGGAGAAATATCTGAAGGGCGCCGTTGAGGTGCGGGAATACAAGACCGTCGAGCAGCACAATCTCGATCTCGCTGCCGGGCGCATCGACGGGGTCGTGGCCCAGAAGACCTCGCTCGACGCCATGCTGGGCAAGCCCGACTTCGCCGGCTACGAGATCGCCGGCCCAACCTTCGAGGGCGATGTCTTCGGTCAGGGCATCGCGGTCGGCCTGCGCAAGGACGACACGGCTTTGAAAGCCGAGTTCGACAAGGCGATCACCGCCGCCAAGGCCGACGGCACAATCGATAAGCTGTCCGACAAGTGGTTCAAGGCCACGGCGAAGTAA
- a CDS encoding aspartate aminotransferase family protein encodes MPAIPNSLEARDVAHVLHPYTNAAKHLEEGPFVVAGGDGIHIIDTDGNRYIEGLSGLFCASLGFSERRLVDAAIRQLEQLPFYHSFGGKSHETAIELAERLLALSPVPMSKVFFANSGSEANDTAMKLVWYYHNAIGKPEKKKIISRVRAYHGVTIASASLTGLPNNHRDFDLPIDRVLHTSCPLHYRYAQPGESEEAFATRCAEELEALILKEGPETVGAFFAEPLMASGGCIVPPPTYYEKIQAVLARYDILLIADEVICGFGRLGTLFGSEAFGMKPDMISMAKQLSAAYQPISALMINEKIQAAIVSESQKIGTFGHGFTYGGHPVATAVALETLKIYEERDIVGHVRAIAPRFQARLRALGAHSLVGNARGMGLIGTLELVRDKATKEPFDPKFAVAVHAGKRAQAHGVITRALGDTVNLCPPLIITEAEIDDLFDRIELALDDTAEWVRQRVMA; translated from the coding sequence GTGCCAGCGATCCCCAATTCCCTCGAAGCGCGTGACGTCGCCCACGTCCTTCACCCCTACACCAATGCCGCCAAGCATCTGGAAGAGGGGCCCTTCGTGGTCGCTGGCGGCGATGGCATCCACATCATCGATACGGACGGCAATCGCTATATCGAAGGGCTGAGCGGCCTGTTCTGCGCCTCGCTCGGCTTCAGCGAACGGCGCCTCGTAGACGCCGCGATCCGGCAGCTGGAGCAGCTTCCATTCTACCATTCGTTCGGCGGCAAGTCGCACGAGACGGCGATCGAGCTGGCCGAGCGGTTGCTCGCCCTCTCCCCCGTTCCCATGTCGAAAGTGTTCTTCGCCAATTCGGGCTCCGAGGCGAACGACACGGCCATGAAGCTGGTCTGGTATTATCACAACGCGATCGGCAAGCCCGAGAAGAAGAAGATCATCTCGCGCGTCAGGGCCTATCACGGTGTGACGATCGCCTCGGCGAGCCTCACCGGCCTTCCCAACAACCATCGCGACTTCGACTTGCCGATCGACCGCGTCCTGCACACGTCCTGCCCGCTCCACTACCGCTACGCCCAGCCGGGCGAGAGCGAGGAGGCTTTCGCCACGCGCTGCGCGGAAGAGCTGGAAGCCCTGATCCTCAAGGAGGGGCCGGAGACGGTCGGGGCCTTCTTCGCAGAACCGCTGATGGCATCCGGCGGCTGCATCGTGCCCCCGCCGACCTATTACGAGAAGATCCAGGCGGTTCTCGCCCGCTACGACATCCTGCTGATCGCCGACGAAGTCATCTGCGGTTTCGGGCGGCTCGGCACGCTGTTCGGGTCCGAGGCCTTTGGCATGAAGCCGGACATGATCTCCATGGCCAAGCAGTTGTCCGCTGCCTACCAACCGATCTCGGCCCTGATGATCAACGAGAAGATCCAGGCCGCGATCGTCTCCGAAAGCCAGAAGATCGGCACGTTCGGCCACGGCTTCACCTATGGCGGGCACCCCGTGGCGACGGCGGTCGCCCTGGAGACCTTGAAGATCTACGAGGAGCGCGACATCGTCGGCCATGTCCGCGCCATCGCCCCGCGCTTTCAGGCGCGCCTGCGCGCGCTGGGTGCCCATTCGCTGGTCGGCAACGCGCGCGGCATGGGCCTGATCGGCACGCTGGAACTCGTGCGCGACAAGGCGACCAAGGAGCCGTTCGACCCCAAATTCGCCGTGGCCGTCCATGCGGGAAAACGCGCGCAGGCGCACGGTGTCATCACGCGGGCGCTCGGCGACACGGTCAACCTCTGCCCGCCGCTGATCATAACCGAAGCCGAGATCGACGATCTCTTCGATCGGATCGAGCTGGCGCTGGACGACACGGCCGAATGGGTTCGCCAGCGGGTCATGGCCTGA